A region of Moorena sp. SIOASIH DNA encodes the following proteins:
- a CDS encoding DJ-1/PfpI family protein, with amino-acid sequence MLIQSLIYHDFTLIDLVGALQPLAMIPGAKTEFVAKVEGPISTDSGVVMVANRNFKNASQQPDVLLVPGGGKPSIDILEDKESIDFVALQGERAGWLVGVCTGPLLLAKAGLLKGYRAAAHWAVIDTLDAFGAIPVHERVVIDRNRCTGGGMTAGVDIGLTMVGQLAGKELGQMTEMILEYNPEPPFKTGHPTISDRATIEKAKQMFESIAPEDRIRSIAATE; translated from the coding sequence ATGTTAATCCAATCACTTATTTATCATGATTTCACGTTAATCGACCTTGTCGGTGCGCTTCAACCGCTAGCAATGATTCCCGGGGCGAAGACGGAGTTTGTTGCCAAAGTTGAAGGCCCAATCTCGACTGATTCGGGAGTAGTAATGGTTGCTAATCGCAACTTTAAGAATGCGTCGCAACAGCCCGACGTCCTGCTCGTTCCAGGTGGCGGAAAGCCATCCATTGACATTCTTGAAGACAAGGAGTCGATCGACTTTGTCGCTCTTCAGGGTGAAAGAGCAGGCTGGTTGGTTGGAGTTTGCACTGGCCCGCTGTTGTTGGCTAAGGCCGGTTTGCTCAAGGGATATCGAGCTGCAGCACATTGGGCTGTCATCGACACCCTTGATGCCTTTGGTGCAATTCCAGTTCACGAACGGGTTGTGATAGATCGAAATCGTTGCACGGGTGGAGGAATGACTGCCGGTGTTGATATAGGTCTGACCATGGTGGGTCAACTTGCTGGCAAGGAACTGGGCCAGATGACTGAGATGATCCTGGAGTACAACCCGGAGCCTCCTTTCAAGACTGGTCATCCAACAATTTCGGACCGAGCAACAATCGAGAAGGCTAAGCAGATGTTTGAGTCTATTGCGCCAGAAGACCGAATTAGAAGCATTGCAGCCACTGAGTAA
- a CDS encoding TetR/AcrR family transcriptional regulator codes for MAVMSDTRTKILDVAERLTQTRGFNGFSYLDLADEIGIKNSSIHYHFKAKADLALALVERMHKVHRAAFEAFDENLDTPQQRLQALVDSIQAYIDEHKFCMCGMMAAELQSVSPAVRSRLIVYFKDFQAWLTKQFVEMGETDAQNRALRFVSTAEGSLLLARLEGDPQIVGQALKIFIHD; via the coding sequence ATGGCTGTCATGAGCGATACGAGAACAAAAATCCTTGATGTGGCTGAGCGCTTGACCCAAACAAGAGGGTTCAATGGCTTTAGCTATCTTGATTTGGCTGATGAAATCGGCATCAAGAATTCAAGCATACACTATCACTTTAAGGCTAAGGCTGACCTGGCTTTGGCCCTGGTGGAACGCATGCATAAAGTCCATAGGGCTGCCTTTGAAGCTTTCGACGAAAATCTTGACACGCCCCAGCAACGCTTGCAAGCACTGGTCGATTCTATTCAAGCCTACATTGATGAACACAAGTTTTGTATGTGTGGGATGATGGCGGCAGAATTACAATCGGTTAGTCCAGCGGTGAGAAGTCGCCTTATTGTCTACTTCAAGGATTTTCAAGCCTGGCTCACCAAGCAGTTTGTGGAAATGGGAGAAACCGATGCTCAAAACAGAGCACTCAGATTCGTTAGTACAGCGGAAGGTTCATTGTTACTGGCGAGACTCGAGGGCGACCCCCAAATTGTCGGTCAAGCGTTGAAGATTTTCATCCACGACTGA
- a CDS encoding ABC transporter substrate-binding protein, producing MIKVVVLRLIGDLERDIWVTFEWRPEGQLAEGRISTQLAPNPDIAQLYTNWQRRYHNLEYIYRNPRLKPRKIYRCSKQECDQFADELNRSLNQWLNSNHGFRRIRDKLAAQLRSNTDTKTHTRVMIQTDNPQLQRLPWHLWDFWNDHDSVEITLSPLEYETITANPPKDQVRVLAILGNSKGIDIDKDKQHLQQLIGKDSLLEFLVKPTREQLEASLRDALGWHILFFAGHSSSERKRHRTTGRIYINDTDSLTIDELKHALITAIKNALKLAIFNSCDGLGLGNALAELQIPQVIIMKEPIPDQVAHKFLEFFLTEFTKRKPLEQAVRVARQRLESIQHELPYATWLPVIYQHPTAKPWCWPVSESLEAPTPPIEKQLSVNRLIKLALGTVALFGIYGIYQLAIEPNKLGDQISSGEEILDTTSAPRFKQRGVEFVAECQTPWRDNLALFSQKTWQRWQRCWWSKTNYQDAVNFFSKSWQEEDKDPETLIYQNNALLEATKSDYYTIAVAVPIVRNKDDSVKNRELAQEILRGIAHAQTEVNLELFQDDDKLPNNFTDKLPGKDIINGKSIKGKGLKVIIADDANIRSKAIKRAKALVKEGDILGVVGHYASDMTMETVDIYNSNKLVLISSGSTTEELTEHPRDFFFRTVATTKIEAKSLVDYLVKNGHQKAAGFYNPRSPFTHSFWQEFKQQFTKQGGELVNIKHYDISQPNFKAKQAIEEIRQTQETAIVLIPDGQVTNAVTHAIDMIKENNGRNVIVGSWGIARPKTLALGQPDLFEKVVVSVPWHHVNSANPEVNQDAQTLWGKSFNSLTSSSALSYDATRVLITAIEKQKNPTPIGMQKTLRSPDFSADGVTGKIEFEPSNGNRKNPSRTLVHVVPCPNQEYGLEFVPLEYSSCDYKQQE from the coding sequence ATGATTAAGGTAGTTGTGTTAAGACTTATTGGTGATCTGGAGCGTGACATTTGGGTCACCTTTGAATGGAGACCTGAGGGTCAGTTAGCTGAAGGGAGAATTAGTACTCAGTTAGCACCAAATCCTGACATTGCTCAACTTTACACTAATTGGCAGCGACGATATCATAATTTAGAATATATTTACCGAAATCCCCGCTTAAAGCCCAGAAAAATATACCGCTGTTCTAAACAAGAATGTGACCAATTTGCTGATGAGTTGAACAGAAGTCTTAACCAATGGCTTAACTCAAATCATGGCTTTCGTCGGATCAGGGATAAATTAGCAGCACAGTTGAGAAGCAATACAGATACGAAAACCCATACTAGGGTGATGATTCAGACCGATAATCCTCAGCTTCAGCGACTCCCATGGCACCTGTGGGATTTTTGGAACGATCATGACTCGGTTGAAATTACCTTAAGTCCTCTGGAGTACGAGACAATTACAGCAAACCCTCCTAAAGACCAGGTAAGAGTATTAGCGATTCTCGGTAACAGTAAGGGAATTGATATTGACAAAGATAAACAACACTTGCAGCAATTAATTGGTAAAGACTCGTTACTTGAGTTTCTGGTAAAGCCTACACGAGAGCAGTTAGAAGCTTCCCTGCGGGATGCCCTTGGATGGCATATCCTCTTTTTTGCGGGTCATAGTTCTAGCGAGAGAAAAAGACATCGGACAACAGGTCGGATTTATATTAATGACACGGATAGCTTAACCATTGATGAGTTAAAACATGCCCTAATAACGGCGATTAAAAATGCCTTGAAGTTAGCGATATTTAATAGCTGTGATGGTTTAGGCTTAGGCAATGCCCTGGCTGAGCTACAAATTCCACAAGTTATTATTATGAAGGAGCCGATTCCTGATCAGGTTGCTCATAAATTCCTGGAGTTCTTTCTGACAGAATTTACCAAAAGAAAACCCCTTGAGCAAGCAGTCAGAGTAGCTAGGCAAAGACTGGAATCGATACAACATGAATTACCCTACGCCACTTGGTTACCGGTGATTTATCAGCACCCTACAGCAAAACCTTGGTGTTGGCCAGTGTCAGAATCATTGGAAGCACCTACACCACCTATAGAGAAACAACTATCTGTTAACCGTTTGATAAAATTAGCCTTAGGGACTGTTGCGCTCTTTGGCATTTACGGAATTTATCAACTTGCCATAGAACCTAACAAGCTAGGAGATCAGATTAGTTCTGGAGAAGAGATACTGGATACAACCTCTGCTCCACGTTTCAAGCAACGGGGTGTTGAATTTGTGGCAGAATGTCAGACTCCCTGGAGAGATAACTTAGCCCTTTTTAGTCAAAAAACTTGGCAACGATGGCAGAGGTGTTGGTGGAGCAAGACTAACTATCAAGACGCTGTTAATTTCTTCTCTAAATCCTGGCAAGAGGAAGACAAAGACCCAGAAACGTTAATTTATCAGAATAATGCCCTCTTAGAGGCTACTAAATCAGATTACTACACCATTGCGGTGGCGGTACCCATCGTTAGGAACAAGGATGACTCTGTCAAAAATCGGGAGCTAGCTCAAGAAATTCTTCGAGGAATCGCTCACGCTCAAACAGAAGTTAACTTGGAACTTTTTCAGGATGATGACAAACTCCCTAACAACTTTACTGACAAATTACCAGGAAAGGATATTATAAACGGTAAATCGATCAAGGGTAAGGGTCTAAAAGTTATTATTGCTGATGATGCCAATATCCGCTCAAAAGCAATCAAAAGGGCAAAAGCACTAGTCAAAGAAGGGGATATCCTAGGGGTAGTTGGTCACTATGCTAGTGATATGACTATGGAAACTGTGGATATTTATAATAGTAATAAGCTAGTGTTAATCTCCTCTGGCTCCACAACGGAAGAATTAACAGAGCACCCTAGGGACTTTTTCTTCCGGACGGTAGCTACCACTAAAATCGAAGCAAAATCTTTGGTTGATTATTTGGTTAAAAATGGTCACCAAAAAGCGGCGGGTTTTTACAATCCTCGCAGTCCATTCACTCACTCGTTCTGGCAAGAATTTAAACAGCAGTTTACTAAGCAAGGAGGAGAACTCGTCAATATCAAACACTATGATATATCTCAGCCGAACTTTAAGGCTAAGCAAGCAATAGAGGAAATCCGGCAAACTCAGGAAACAGCTATTGTTTTAATTCCCGATGGTCAAGTCACCAATGCTGTCACTCATGCTATCGATATGATCAAGGAAAACAATGGTCGTAATGTGATAGTGGGTTCCTGGGGAATCGCCAGGCCAAAAACACTAGCACTTGGACAGCCCGATCTATTCGAGAAGGTTGTGGTGTCTGTGCCCTGGCATCACGTAAATAGTGCTAACCCAGAAGTTAATCAAGATGCTCAAACCTTATGGGGAAAATCTTTCAATTCCTTAACTTCCTCGTCTGCTTTATCCTATGATGCAACTCGTGTGTTGATTACGGCTATCGAAAAACAGAAGAATCCGACACCTATTGGTATGCAGAAAACCTTAAGAAGTCCTGATTTTAGTGCTGATGGGGTAACGGGAAAAATTGAGTTTGAACCCTCTAACGGTAATCGTAAGAATCCGTCACGAACCTTAGTGCATGTGGTGCCTTGTCCCAACCAGGAGTACGGGTTAGAGTTTGTGCCCCTTGAGTATTCTTCTTGTGATTACAAACAGCAAGAGTGA
- a CDS encoding DUF1822 family protein: MLLLLIAPCSLLPAPCSLFPAPYSVLPTPCSLFPVPCSLCYINNTMNNTQEKLTFKVALTPSAHRLAEKFRRQQSNPDQGKQVYLNTLAVYAMNFYCQCMGIDTDFSNSSSLTPVIPTLGDIADLYLNNLGKLECLPVLPQSQVIKIPPVVWEHRIGYMAVQLNESLTEATLLGFIKTSKTQELPLSELGSLEDFLERIETLSQCVNLSQWFNQICDKGWQRVKTQKSPSAPQPAFRFRRPRFTAAKSITLETKPVSYPMDLVVTVTQESEQEIDIDIQVYARGSDHLPLGLKLMVIDESGEIFSEVSAGINDTIISNGFIGERQEEFTLKVALEEAIFTEYFVV, from the coding sequence TTGTTACTACTCTTAATTGCTCCCTGCTCCCTGCTCCCTGCTCCCTGCTCCCTGTTCCCTGCTCCGTACTCCGTACTCCCTACTCCCTGTTCCCTGTTCCCTGTTCCCTGTTCCCTTTGCTATATCAACAATACCATGAACAATACACAAGAAAAGTTAACTTTCAAAGTTGCCCTAACCCCTTCAGCCCATCGCTTGGCAGAAAAGTTCCGGAGACAGCAATCTAATCCTGATCAAGGCAAACAAGTTTATCTCAATACCTTAGCTGTCTATGCTATGAATTTTTACTGTCAGTGTATGGGAATTGATACAGATTTTTCCAACAGTTCTAGCTTGACTCCAGTAATCCCAACTCTGGGAGATATAGCAGATTTATATCTCAACAATCTCGGTAAACTAGAGTGTCTACCTGTACTACCTCAATCCCAGGTGATTAAGATTCCCCCTGTTGTCTGGGAGCATCGGATTGGTTATATGGCTGTACAACTAAACGAATCTCTTACAGAAGCAACCCTACTAGGATTTATTAAAACCTCAAAAACTCAGGAGTTACCTCTATCTGAGTTAGGGTCTCTGGAAGATTTCCTGGAACGTATCGAAACCCTCAGCCAATGTGTCAACTTGAGCCAATGGTTTAACCAGATTTGTGACAAAGGTTGGCAAAGGGTTAAAACCCAAAAATCTCCCTCAGCACCCCAGCCAGCTTTTCGTTTTAGGAGACCTAGATTTACAGCAGCTAAATCCATCACTTTGGAGACAAAACCGGTTAGTTATCCCATGGATTTAGTAGTTACTGTCACTCAAGAATCCGAGCAAGAGATTGATATAGACATACAAGTGTATGCTCGTGGTAGTGACCATCTACCCCTTGGTCTCAAGCTGATGGTGATTGATGAATCAGGAGAAATTTTTTCGGAAGTATCTGCTGGGATTAATGATACTATTATCAGCAATGGTTTTATTGGTGAACGCCAAGAAGAGTTTACTCTAAAAGTAGCCTTAGAGGAGGCTATATTCACTGAGTATTTTGTTGTCTAA